From Herpetosiphonaceae bacterium, one genomic window encodes:
- a CDS encoding ParB/RepB/Spo0J family partition protein, producing the protein MSSGNKRRFFNRDAAPVVATDDDFDAVFGPMTERTTSAPQEIPIERIRTNPFQARMKFKDIDELADSMRTHGFTSRLRVRRDPAQPQFFQLVYGERRLRAAHVAGIKVIPCDVADYSDQQMREIGLTENLQRSDLEPLEEARAFRVAIDAGGYSIRTLAAQIGKSKGYVQSRLDLLRAPDDVQQMVDTHPETFTAALLIGQLPTAEQRRPLIESVIKGDLDKESVRGIVRDVAATGVVPRRAQPPRQDAGEARWDDPAAMPVSERQVQGQAAGHDRRGRAVGEQKRLTRHSERAFERATHMLRAMTTHLHDALPALQAAERAALLDFIVQQHFQELEVIINQLRSSTDE; encoded by the coding sequence ATGAGCTCGGGGAATAAGCGCCGCTTTTTTAACCGCGATGCTGCGCCGGTGGTCGCAACGGATGATGATTTCGATGCGGTGTTTGGCCCGATGACCGAACGGACGACGAGTGCCCCCCAGGAAATTCCCATCGAGCGCATTCGCACGAATCCCTTTCAGGCCCGGATGAAGTTCAAAGACATCGACGAGCTCGCCGACTCCATGCGGACGCACGGGTTTACGAGTCGGCTCCGGGTCCGGCGCGATCCTGCCCAGCCGCAGTTCTTCCAGCTCGTCTACGGCGAGCGCCGCCTGCGCGCGGCCCATGTCGCCGGCATCAAGGTCATTCCCTGTGATGTCGCAGACTATAGCGATCAGCAGATGCGCGAGATTGGGCTGACCGAAAATCTGCAGCGCAGTGACCTGGAGCCGCTGGAGGAGGCGCGGGCGTTTCGGGTGGCGATCGACGCGGGCGGGTATTCGATCCGTACCCTTGCCGCGCAGATCGGCAAAAGTAAAGGGTATGTGCAGAGCCGCCTCGATCTCCTCCGCGCGCCCGACGACGTGCAGCAGATGGTGGATACACATCCCGAAACGTTTACCGCCGCCTTATTGATCGGTCAACTGCCGACGGCTGAGCAGCGTCGGCCCCTGATCGAGAGTGTGATCAAAGGTGATCTGGACAAGGAGTCGGTGCGCGGTATTGTCCGTGATGTCGCCGCAACTGGGGTGGTGCCGAGGCGCGCGCAGCCGCCGAGACAGGATGCGGGGGAAGCGAGATGGGACGACCCGGCGGCGATGCCAGTGTCCGAGCGTCAGGTTCAGGGACAGGCTGCCGGTCATGACCGGCGTGGTCGAGCGGTGGGCGAGCAGAAGCGATTGACACGTCACAGCGAGCGTGCCTTTGAACGCGCGACGCACATGTTGCGCGCGATGACGACGCACTTGCACGACGCGCTGCCCGCTCTGCAAGCGGCAGAGCGGGCAGCGCTGCTTGACTTTATCGTGCAGCAGCACTTTCAGGAGTTGGAGGTGATCATCAATCAGCTCCGCAGCTCCACCGACGAGTAG
- a CDS encoding MTH865 family protein: MMPRNKFKVDDVIDTAKNVSKKVQYPINSFDDIVKALGGDNSTIDFEGQGHKIGHVRKLIPSDYFPIESEEDLIAKIAHLRGQGGDADTDDVKYTDPVASPPDNAGNPNIPQNEIPKGRGVPAVKGWKTK; encoded by the coding sequence ATGATGCCACGCAATAAGTTCAAGGTGGATGATGTTATCGATACTGCTAAGAATGTTTCTAAAAAGGTGCAGTATCCGATCAACAGCTTCGACGACATTGTAAAAGCATTAGGTGGAGACAACAGCACCATCGATTTTGAAGGCCAGGGGCACAAAATCGGTCACGTGCGCAAGCTGATCCCATCGGACTACTTCCCGATCGAGTCAGAAGAAGATCTGATCGCGAAGATTGCGCACCTGCGCGGTCAAGGCGGAGACGCCGATACCGACGACGTTAAGTATACCGATCCCGTCGCCAGTCCCCCCGACAACGCAGGCAATCCAAACATTCCCCAAAATGAAATCCCGAAAGGACGGGGTGTTCCAGCCGTCAAAGGGTGGAAGACGAAATAG
- a CDS encoding methyltransferase domain-containing protein, translating to MLATGQHNSTADGDARCIPAPTPETQAFLDEREQAVDLQWLQLERGMRVLDLGCGTGGITRQIARAVQPARVLGIDASPAQLGFAVRHAIADGVANVDFVCDDACHPQLPPESFDVVVCHTLLMYLDTPAAALARQRQLVVPGGMVAALSEGDWGTVAIYPPSEHLQQCIDVLCNHIRRSGGDPEIGRKLPRLFRAAGFQHVEVAEAAPHATVLSGRDLAHGTWLAPLLGVLTAAARHGLIAPDAIDEVTAGVTQWCQQPDSLVILPCTVKARAWR from the coding sequence ATGCTCGCAACCGGACAACACAATTCGACGGCAGACGGCGATGCCAGATGTATTCCAGCGCCAACGCCGGAAACCCAGGCATTCCTTGACGAGCGGGAGCAAGCGGTTGACCTTCAGTGGCTTCAGCTTGAGCGTGGCATGCGTGTGCTCGACCTGGGCTGTGGCACGGGTGGCATTACGCGCCAGATCGCGCGCGCCGTGCAGCCGGCCCGGGTGCTTGGGATCGATGCATCGCCCGCGCAGTTAGGCTTCGCCGTACGGCACGCTATCGCGGACGGCGTCGCGAACGTGGACTTTGTGTGCGACGATGCGTGCCATCCACAATTGCCCCCCGAATCGTTCGATGTTGTCGTGTGCCACACGCTCCTCATGTACCTGGATACTCCTGCTGCGGCGCTCGCCCGGCAGCGCCAGCTGGTAGTGCCCGGAGGGATGGTGGCGGCACTGTCTGAGGGTGATTGGGGAACGGTCGCGATCTACCCACCATCCGAGCATCTTCAGCAGTGCATCGACGTGCTCTGCAACCATATTCGGCGCAGCGGCGGTGATCCCGAAATTGGCCGCAAGCTGCCCCGTCTCTTTCGCGCCGCAGGATTTCAGCACGTTGAGGTTGCCGAGGCGGCACCTCATGCCACCGTGCTATCCGGGAGGGACCTGGCGCACGGCACGTGGCTGGCACCATTGCTCGGTGTCCTCACGGCTGCTGCGCGGCACGGCCTGATCGCGCCTGATGCGATCGATGAGGTTACTGCCGGCGTCACGCAATGGTGCCAGCAGCCCGATTCGCTCGTGATCTTGCCGTGTACGGTGAAGGCCAGAGCCTGGCGTTAA
- a CDS encoding DUF6065 family protein, whose translation MSAYEDQADQPSEQRAVTERSAPDRQASTLMAYRLTPTDSMRLAPATAARAWMDNTADRFAHRCLPLRIANQHGWVILNSHAVRVTWTGDDHISGVRVEYLSGAAPYPIASHFGHGILTWHIPYMFRTPPGYNLLVRGPANSPKDGIYPLEGMVETDWAVATFTMNWKLTRPNHAVTFDVDEPMCMIVPQRRGELEAFRPEIHDIASAPAIHAGYRQWLGSREQFLAGLKLPTVRSAKDAWQKHYFQGTSPGGDHAPEHQVKLQLHPFDDGSGSASAEPGTMPVARSRRATAAASGAASAGADALRSRRDTMLTTPFEAADLDLINRVLQHYPEVVDLISTLKMLSKQTVYPIQTPDDFVAALGGPDATISFHGRSFSLAALRSAIPAYYFPIDSEDDLIAKLADVQARVRGGPPVQPDHADIQWGEQVDTPPDVPPPDELLHGIPRQPGVPGAVGLKKSE comes from the coding sequence GTGTCTGCGTATGAGGATCAGGCCGATCAGCCCTCGGAACAACGGGCCGTGACGGAGCGTAGCGCGCCGGATCGTCAGGCTTCAACGCTCATGGCATACCGCCTCACGCCGACGGACTCGATGCGTCTTGCTCCGGCCACCGCTGCCCGCGCATGGATGGACAACACCGCAGATCGTTTTGCACATCGTTGTTTACCGCTGCGCATCGCGAATCAGCACGGCTGGGTGATCCTCAACAGCCATGCTGTGCGCGTGACCTGGACCGGGGACGACCATATCTCGGGTGTCCGCGTCGAGTACCTGAGCGGCGCAGCACCATATCCCATAGCCAGCCATTTCGGACATGGTATTCTGACGTGGCATATCCCCTATATGTTTCGCACGCCACCAGGGTATAACTTGTTGGTGCGTGGTCCGGCGAACTCACCCAAGGACGGAATATACCCACTTGAGGGTATGGTCGAAACGGATTGGGCCGTGGCAACTTTCACCATGAACTGGAAGCTGACTCGCCCGAACCATGCCGTTACGTTCGACGTTGACGAGCCCATGTGCATGATCGTGCCGCAACGACGTGGCGAGCTCGAAGCGTTTCGGCCTGAGATCCATGACATTGCCAGCGCGCCAGCCATCCATGCCGGTTATCGACAGTGGCTAGGCAGCCGTGAGCAATTTCTCGCGGGGCTCAAGCTGCCGACGGTACGTTCTGCCAAAGACGCCTGGCAGAAACACTACTTCCAGGGCACGTCGCCAGGTGGCGACCATGCTCCGGAGCACCAGGTTAAGCTGCAGCTGCACCCCTTTGATGATGGCAGTGGGTCGGCCTCGGCTGAGCCTGGGACCATGCCCGTGGCTAGGAGCCGACGTGCGACAGCCGCTGCTTCGGGCGCAGCCTCCGCAGGAGCAGACGCACTCAGGTCAAGGAGGGATACGATGTTGACCACGCCGTTTGAGGCAGCCGATCTGGACCTTATCAATCGTGTGCTGCAGCATTACCCGGAGGTCGTCGACCTGATTTCTACGCTCAAAATGCTGTCGAAGCAGACCGTCTACCCCATCCAGACGCCTGACGATTTCGTCGCCGCGCTTGGGGGACCGGATGCGACGATCAGCTTCCACGGGCGCTCGTTCTCCCTGGCAGCGCTTCGGTCGGCGATCCCCGCCTACTATTTTCCGATCGATTCCGAGGACGATCTGATCGCAAAACTTGCAGATGTGCAGGCGCGCGTACGCGGAGGACCACCGGTACAACCGGATCACGCCGATATTCAGTGGGGCGAGCAAGTGGACACGCCGCCCGACGTGCCGCCACCCGACGAATTGCTCCACGGCATTCCACGACAGCCGGGGGTGCCGGGAGCCGTTGGCCTGAAGAAGTCAGAGTAA